Proteins from a genomic interval of Pseudoalteromonas sp. MEBiC 03607:
- the ppx gene encoding exopolyphosphatase: protein MNDYPSIAAVDLGSNSFHLVVAREVDGSLQILHKEKQRVYLADGLDDKNHLSQEAIERALAILKQFATTLQDFPLENVKVAATYTLRRAKNIHSFLTQASKVFPYPIEVISGQEEARLIYQGVAHYIHHDENRLVIDIGGGSTELIIGKHFKHKLLASRNMGCVSYTKQFFADGQITAKRFAKAEVRAEQELEVIFANYLSAGWQSVVGTSGTIKSILAMINANDAEQELITLERLLELKTQFIAAKQIAALQIEGLTPERQVSICGGLAILIAVFRLFKIDAMQYSDYSLREGLLHEMQQKLAHKDIRTNTIANLSERNAIDKEHANRVSTTAKWLFEQVKGAWQLTDPDYINLLDWAAQLHEIGLGVNSSGIHKHSAYIVANSQLPGFTQQQQTLLSCMIRFYRKKIRLEEFPALHTMQHYEILQLIVILRLAVLLNQKRITDQGFELEVTAKQNSMFLKFHNKWLKEHTLLLADLQQEQKYLKKVGFLLDFH, encoded by the coding sequence ATGAATGATTATCCCTCAATTGCTGCCGTTGACTTAGGCTCAAACAGTTTTCATTTAGTGGTGGCAAGAGAGGTCGATGGCTCTTTGCAAATCTTACACAAAGAAAAGCAGCGCGTTTATTTAGCTGATGGTTTAGATGATAAAAATCACTTAAGCCAAGAAGCTATCGAGCGCGCACTGGCGATTCTCAAACAATTTGCCACTACCTTGCAGGACTTCCCTTTAGAGAATGTCAAAGTGGCTGCCACTTACACATTACGCCGCGCGAAAAACATTCATTCATTCTTAACTCAAGCAAGTAAGGTGTTTCCTTACCCGATTGAAGTGATTTCAGGGCAAGAAGAAGCCCGTTTAATTTACCAAGGCGTTGCCCATTACATTCATCACGATGAAAACCGCTTAGTTATTGATATCGGTGGCGGCAGTACCGAGCTCATCATTGGTAAACACTTTAAACACAAACTCCTTGCTAGTCGCAACATGGGCTGTGTTAGCTATACCAAGCAGTTTTTTGCAGATGGACAAATCACAGCTAAGCGCTTTGCCAAAGCGGAGGTTCGCGCTGAACAAGAACTCGAAGTGATCTTTGCCAATTACTTATCGGCTGGCTGGCAATCTGTAGTGGGAACATCAGGCACAATAAAATCTATCCTTGCCATGATTAATGCCAATGATGCCGAGCAAGAGCTGATCACTTTAGAGCGATTATTAGAACTAAAAACCCAGTTTATTGCTGCTAAACAAATAGCTGCGCTGCAAATTGAAGGTCTTACACCTGAGCGACAAGTGAGTATTTGTGGTGGTTTGGCTATTTTAATCGCGGTATTTAGACTATTTAAAATCGACGCGATGCAATATAGCGATTACTCGTTACGTGAAGGTTTACTTCATGAAATGCAGCAAAAGCTCGCCCATAAAGATATTCGCACTAATACTATAGCGAACCTATCTGAGCGTAATGCTATAGATAAAGAGCATGCTAATCGTGTATCGACAACTGCAAAGTGGCTGTTTGAACAGGTAAAAGGGGCATGGCAACTTACCGACCCTGACTATATCAACTTACTGGATTGGGCCGCACAGCTGCATGAAATTGGCTTAGGGGTTAATTCATCAGGAATACATAAACACAGTGCGTATATCGTAGCAAACAGTCAATTACCGGGCTTCACACAGCAACAACAAACACTACTTAGCTGTATGATCCGCTTTTATCGAAAAAAGATCCGTTTAGAAGAGTTTCCAGCTCTGCATACCATGCAGCATTACGAAATATTGCAGTTAATTGTTATTTTGCGCTTAGCAGTATTGCTAAATCAAAAGCGCATTACTGACCAAGGTTTTGAACTTGAGGTCACAGCCAAGCAAAATAGTATGTTCTTAAAGTTTCACAATAAGTGGCTTAAAGAACATACCTTGCTTTTGGCGGATTTACAGCAAGAGCAAAAATACCTTAAAAAGGTCGGCTTCTTACTCGATTTTCATTAA
- the ppk1 gene encoding polyphosphate kinase 1 — translation MNASHSSSQAVNYFAKELSWLSFNERVLQEAKDKSNPIIERMRFLGIYSNNMDEFFRVRVADVKRRILLNKIPDANFEEDEILLHQIQSKVLQLGKKFNQIHKDILNDLNEHNIHVELPEELSEFHLSWLKKFFHDNVLQHILPILLSEKKDYSDQINDTMTYLFVEMTNQKSHYAMMEVPTDRVSRFVILPPEKTRRHKTIVMLDDIIAYFIRDVFSSFFSFDDIQCYAIKLTRDAEYNLDDELEEGLLDKMSKGLKQRISAEPVRLVYDESMPAEMLKVMKKRLNISQHDALIPGGRYRNFRDFIAFPNVGRQYLENKPLPALQSTAFNNHSSVFDAISHQDILLYYPYHTFNHLLEFVRQAAFDPDVTQIKVNIYRVASQSRLVSTLINAAKNGKHVTVMVELKARFDEQNNIEWAKTLSNAGVKVIFGIPALKVHSKLCVIHRKEKNNIVKYAHIGTGNFHEKTAKIYTDFSLFTRHEGISEECDSVFKFIESSYKPFQFDHLMISPVNARQTITSLIDNEITNVEHGKAGRITLKINNLVDKELVDHLYFAARRGVKIRIIVRGMCSLVPSVVNDNIRIISIVDRFLEHPRVMVFHNDGDEKVYISSADWMTRNLDHRVEVATPIYDEKLKQLIIDILELQFKDRTKARIIDSEQKNSYVRRGNRKKIRSQIAIYDHLKKWESNYNNE, via the coding sequence ATGAACGCATCACATTCTTCTTCTCAAGCCGTTAACTACTTTGCCAAAGAGCTAAGTTGGCTGTCATTTAATGAACGCGTGCTGCAAGAAGCTAAAGATAAATCTAACCCGATTATTGAGCGCATGCGCTTTTTAGGTATTTACTCAAACAACATGGATGAGTTTTTCCGTGTCCGTGTTGCCGATGTTAAGCGCCGAATTTTACTTAATAAAATCCCTGATGCGAACTTTGAAGAAGATGAGATACTACTTCATCAGATCCAAAGTAAGGTGCTGCAGCTTGGTAAAAAGTTTAACCAAATTCATAAAGACATTTTAAATGACTTAAACGAGCACAATATTCACGTTGAGTTACCTGAGGAGCTATCTGAATTTCACTTGAGTTGGCTGAAAAAATTCTTCCACGACAATGTGCTGCAACACATATTGCCGATTTTACTCTCTGAAAAGAAAGACTACTCAGATCAAATCAACGACACCATGACCTATTTGTTTGTCGAGATGACCAACCAAAAAAGTCATTATGCCATGATGGAAGTACCAACCGACCGCGTATCTCGTTTTGTTATTTTACCACCAGAGAAAACGCGCCGTCACAAAACCATTGTGATGCTTGATGATATTATCGCCTACTTTATTCGCGATGTGTTTAGCAGCTTTTTTAGCTTTGATGATATTCAATGTTATGCCATCAAATTGACCCGTGATGCCGAATACAACTTAGATGACGAGCTTGAAGAAGGCTTGCTCGATAAAATGTCAAAAGGTCTAAAACAACGTATTTCTGCAGAGCCTGTGCGCCTTGTTTATGACGAGAGCATGCCTGCTGAAATGCTTAAAGTGATGAAAAAGCGCCTTAATATAAGCCAACATGATGCGCTGATCCCAGGTGGTCGTTACCGTAACTTCCGCGATTTTATTGCTTTTCCGAATGTTGGCCGTCAGTACTTAGAAAACAAACCACTGCCTGCATTACAAAGCACTGCTTTTAATAATCACTCGAGCGTATTTGATGCCATCTCACATCAAGACATATTGCTCTATTACCCCTACCACACCTTTAACCACTTACTTGAGTTTGTACGCCAAGCGGCGTTTGACCCAGATGTAACCCAAATTAAGGTCAATATTTATCGTGTAGCGAGTCAATCTCGCCTAGTTTCTACGCTTATTAATGCCGCCAAAAATGGCAAACACGTAACCGTAATGGTTGAGCTGAAAGCGCGCTTTGATGAACAAAACAATATTGAATGGGCAAAAACCCTGAGTAATGCGGGTGTTAAAGTTATTTTTGGTATTCCTGCACTAAAAGTGCACAGCAAACTATGCGTTATTCACCGTAAAGAAAAAAACAACATAGTGAAGTACGCCCATATTGGCACGGGTAACTTCCATGAAAAAACCGCCAAAATCTACACTGACTTTAGTTTATTTACTAGGCATGAAGGTATTAGTGAAGAGTGCGATAGTGTGTTTAAGTTTATCGAAAGTAGCTATAAGCCATTTCAATTTGATCACTTAATGATTTCACCAGTCAACGCAAGACAAACTATTACCTCCTTGATAGATAATGAGATTACCAACGTAGAACACGGAAAAGCTGGTCGAATTACGCTAAAAATAAATAATCTTGTTGATAAAGAGCTGGTTGACCATCTCTATTTTGCAGCAAGACGCGGTGTAAAAATTCGTATTATTGTGCGTGGCATGTGTTCGTTAGTGCCCTCTGTCGTTAACGATAATATTCGTATTATTAGTATTGTTGACCGCTTTTTAGAGCACCCTCGGGTTATGGTGTTTCACAATGATGGTGACGAAAAAGTGTATATTTCATCAGCAGACTGGATGACCCGGAATCTAGATCACCGTGTAGAAGTAGCTACACCCATTTATGATGAAAAATTAAAGCAGCTCATAATTGATATTCTTGAACTACAGTTTAAAGATAGAACAAAAGCGCGCATAATCGATAGCGAACAAAAAAACAGCTATGTACGCCGTGGCAATCGTAAGAAAATTCGTTCGCAAATTGCCATTTATGACCACCTTAAAAAATGGGAAAGTAACTATAATAATGAATGA
- a CDS encoding ACT domain-containing protein, whose protein sequence is MKQLVITILGPDKPGLVEDLSATILNHNGNWLGSNLSHLAGHFAGIIEAAVPEEHLQELQDALHSLPHLEVRIERGSETLEEVKSEQINFVITGNDRPGIVQELASVIRHKGANITHLNSKQQSAPNWGVPIFSAVATVALPVGMSKDEVISALESITTDLIVDIEDA, encoded by the coding sequence ATGAAGCAGTTAGTAATTACTATTTTAGGACCAGATAAGCCTGGCCTAGTTGAAGATCTATCAGCAACAATTTTAAACCATAATGGCAATTGGTTAGGGAGTAACTTAAGCCACCTAGCCGGTCATTTTGCGGGCATTATAGAAGCTGCTGTTCCTGAAGAACACTTACAAGAATTGCAAGATGCTCTACATAGCCTTCCTCATCTGGAGGTGAGAATTGAGCGTGGTTCAGAAACACTCGAAGAGGTTAAGTCTGAACAAATTAACTTTGTGATCACCGGTAATGATAGACCCGGCATTGTCCAAGAGCTTGCCAGTGTTATTCGTCACAAAGGAGCAAATATCACTCACCTTAATTCAAAACAACAAAGTGCACCTAACTGGGGAGTACCTATATTCAGTGCCGTTGCAACCGTTGCCCTGCCCGTTGGTATGAGCAAAGACGAAGTGATCAGTGCGCTTGAATCTATTACCACAGACTTAATTGTTGATATTGAGGACGCATAA
- a CDS encoding ABC transporter permease subunit — translation MTSNPNKPTFHTDRSRLFKDRFAEWGISAGGVMVLIALLLIFFYLLYVVQPIFESAKVETRNSVKLDNASEIVGLGIEEQTEVAFLLGEKGNVDFYNVEKAQFGKKITTLNTELPSDVSSFARSAPFQNQYGYGLENGSVVIVSPKFLVTFPNNERKLTPRLDYPLGDLALEVDDQGAAITKFAFSHYEDKTAVVALTADKRVLFSSFVGEENMFTGEVEWVVERTELDIEGRVDELLISPDTTRTFIRSANQIYVYDTRYPSEVELIQLLAANEENANLVSTQLLAGANSLMLANDNGEVSQWFEVNTEDGREFQKIRAFETTKQSKLNIFTEFYRRTFFTAGANGELGIYYTTSEAKLWQGKVSEGPIQNFAIAPRSNAALILADDALKVIEIHNEHPEVTWSALWQEVWYEGYPEPAYIWQSTSASDDFESKFSLVPISFGTIKAAMYAMLFAVPIALSAAIYTAYFMSSELRKVVKPTVEIMEALPTVILGFLAGLWLAPLIEEHLPAIVGLLVLLPIGILLTAFGWNKLPASIRHRVPEGSHSILLIPVVIFIGWLSFAMSNSIELWMFDGNVRQYLTNELGMTFDQRNSLVVGIAMGFAVIPTIFSIAEDAVFSVPKHLSNGSLALGATQWQTLVRVVLLTASPGIFSAVMMGLGRAVGETMIVLMATGNTPIMDWSIFQGMRTLAANIAVEMPESEVGSSHYRILFLAAFVLFIFTFVFNTVAEFVRQQLREKYSSM, via the coding sequence ATGACTTCCAATCCGAATAAACCGACCTTTCATACGGATAGAAGCCGTCTATTTAAAGACCGGTTTGCCGAGTGGGGTATTTCCGCAGGCGGTGTCATGGTGCTTATCGCACTGCTACTGATATTCTTTTACCTTCTATATGTTGTTCAACCTATTTTTGAGTCAGCAAAAGTTGAAACACGTAACAGTGTAAAACTAGATAATGCCTCAGAAATTGTTGGTCTAGGTATTGAAGAGCAAACTGAAGTGGCTTTTTTACTAGGTGAAAAAGGCAATGTCGACTTTTATAATGTCGAGAAAGCGCAGTTTGGTAAAAAGATCACCACTCTTAATACTGAATTACCAAGTGACGTGAGCAGCTTTGCACGCTCTGCACCATTTCAGAACCAATATGGCTATGGCCTAGAAAATGGCTCTGTGGTTATCGTGTCACCAAAGTTTTTAGTTACTTTCCCTAATAATGAACGCAAGCTAACCCCTCGCTTAGATTATCCGTTAGGTGATTTGGCGCTTGAAGTAGACGATCAAGGTGCGGCGATTACTAAGTTCGCATTTAGCCACTACGAAGATAAAACAGCCGTTGTTGCTTTAACCGCTGATAAGCGTGTTTTATTTAGTAGCTTTGTGGGTGAAGAAAATATGTTCACCGGCGAAGTTGAATGGGTTGTTGAGCGCACTGAGCTTGATATTGAAGGCCGCGTTGATGAGCTATTAATCTCACCTGACACAACGCGTACTTTTATTCGTTCTGCAAATCAGATTTATGTTTACGATACGCGTTATCCTTCTGAGGTTGAGCTAATTCAATTGCTTGCAGCAAACGAAGAAAACGCTAATCTTGTTTCAACGCAGCTGTTAGCCGGTGCTAACTCACTAATGCTTGCTAACGATAACGGCGAAGTATCGCAGTGGTTCGAAGTAAACACGGAAGATGGTCGCGAGTTTCAAAAAATCCGTGCATTCGAAACGACTAAACAATCTAAATTAAATATCTTCACAGAGTTTTATCGTCGAACTTTCTTTACCGCGGGTGCAAATGGTGAGCTAGGTATTTATTACACAACCAGTGAAGCAAAACTATGGCAAGGCAAAGTAAGCGAAGGTCCAATTCAAAATTTTGCAATTGCACCACGTTCTAATGCGGCACTTATTCTTGCTGATGATGCATTAAAAGTAATCGAAATTCATAACGAGCACCCTGAAGTAACCTGGTCTGCGTTATGGCAAGAAGTATGGTACGAGGGCTACCCAGAGCCGGCTTATATCTGGCAGTCAACGTCTGCGAGTGATGACTTTGAATCTAAATTCTCACTAGTACCAATTTCATTCGGTACGATTAAAGCTGCTATGTATGCGATGTTATTTGCAGTACCGATTGCACTTTCTGCGGCTATTTACACAGCTTATTTTATGTCGAGTGAACTACGTAAAGTGGTTAAGCCGACGGTTGAAATCATGGAAGCATTACCAACGGTAATCCTAGGTTTCTTGGCAGGTCTTTGGTTAGCGCCATTGATTGAAGAGCATTTACCAGCCATCGTCGGATTACTGGTGTTGCTGCCAATAGGTATCTTATTAACCGCATTTGGCTGGAACAAGCTACCGGCGTCAATTCGTCACCGTGTTCCTGAAGGTTCGCATTCAATCTTACTTATTCCAGTGGTTATCTTTATTGGTTGGTTATCATTTGCGATGAGTAACTCAATTGAGCTTTGGATGTTCGATGGTAACGTTCGTCAGTACCTAACTAATGAATTAGGAATGACATTCGACCAACGTAACTCGTTAGTTGTTGGTATTGCAATGGGCTTTGCAGTTATTCCAACTATCTTCTCAATTGCGGAAGATGCGGTATTTAGTGTTCCTAAGCACTTATCAAATGGTTCATTAGCACTCGGTGCTACGCAGTGGCAAACATTGGTGCGTGTAGTATTACTAACAGCAAGCCCGGGTATCTTCTCAGCTGTGATGATGGGTCTAGGCCGTGCTGTGGGTGAAACAATGATTGTACTAATGGCAACAGGTAATACACCTATTATGGACTGGAGTATCTTCCAGGGTATGAGAACGCTTGCAGCGAATATCGCGGTAGAAATGCCAGAGTCTGAGGTAGGCAGCTCGCATTATCGCATTCTATTCTTAGCAGCATTTGTACTATTCATATTCACATTCGTTTTCAACACAGTGGCTGAGTTTGTTCGTCAGCAACTGCGTGAAAAATACAGTTCAATGTAG
- the pstA gene encoding phosphate ABC transporter permease PstA: MVKQWFKSGSPWIWMTGGAVSISLISVLGLLAMIAWKGLSFFWPSEVVQLELQGSVAKQTVIGEVYDRELVAKSRIEATGVDLSHYDKEQLERLLIKTGNREYVDLDFRWVLETDITSRTAPAELAVFERSKNGNFYGYVEQVIKDGEVITDNKIEVLYDLVDRAVDLNDQALDLQNGDIGHINYELERLRLKEKAYQLDNELTDERVAELAQTRAELRAEYAVLEKQLFALRKEAKRDQVTVKDMRGEVVTLPLYQVLDVWFPNDMGFFAKLGHYFVQLGKFVADDPREANTEGGVFPAIFGTVFMVLLMAVIVTPFGVVAAIYLHEYAAKNAITKMIRIAVINLAGVPSIVYGVFGLGFFVYMLGGSIDQLFYPESSPSPVFGTPGVIWSALTLAILTLPVVIVSTEEGLSRIPSTVRHGSLALGATKAETLWRIIIPMASPAIMTGLILAVARAAGEVAPLMLVGVVKMAPTLPLDGNFPYVHLDRKFMHLGFHIYDVGFQSPNVEAARPLVYATAFLLVSVIIALNITAIGIRNHLREKFRALEH; encoded by the coding sequence ATGGTAAAGCAGTGGTTTAAGTCTGGTTCTCCTTGGATTTGGATGACCGGCGGTGCGGTAAGCATCAGTTTAATCTCGGTTCTTGGCTTATTAGCCATGATCGCTTGGAAAGGTTTAAGCTTTTTCTGGCCATCAGAAGTAGTGCAACTTGAGCTGCAGGGCTCAGTTGCTAAACAAACAGTGATCGGTGAAGTTTATGACCGTGAACTAGTTGCGAAATCACGTATTGAGGCGACGGGCGTTGATTTATCTCATTACGACAAAGAGCAGCTAGAGCGCTTACTAATCAAAACAGGTAACCGTGAGTACGTAGATCTCGATTTCCGTTGGGTATTAGAGACAGACATCACATCGCGTACTGCACCCGCTGAACTTGCGGTATTCGAACGTAGCAAAAACGGTAACTTTTATGGTTATGTTGAGCAGGTTATTAAAGACGGTGAAGTTATTACAGATAACAAAATCGAGGTACTTTATGATCTTGTTGACCGTGCCGTTGACCTAAACGACCAAGCCCTCGATTTACAAAATGGTGATATTGGTCATATCAACTATGAACTTGAGCGCTTGCGCTTAAAAGAAAAAGCGTATCAGCTTGATAACGAGTTGACGGATGAGCGTGTTGCTGAGCTAGCACAAACACGCGCTGAGCTACGTGCTGAATATGCCGTGCTAGAAAAACAGTTATTTGCACTTCGTAAAGAAGCAAAGCGTGACCAAGTAACGGTTAAAGACATGCGTGGTGAAGTGGTTACTTTACCTCTGTATCAAGTTCTTGATGTATGGTTCCCAAATGACATGGGCTTCTTTGCAAAGCTTGGTCATTACTTTGTACAGCTAGGTAAGTTTGTAGCGGATGACCCGCGTGAAGCAAATACTGAAGGGGGTGTATTCCCTGCAATTTTTGGTACTGTATTCATGGTATTACTGATGGCAGTGATTGTGACTCCGTTTGGTGTTGTTGCAGCGATTTACTTACATGAATACGCAGCGAAAAATGCGATTACGAAGATGATCCGTATCGCGGTAATCAACCTTGCGGGTGTACCTTCAATTGTATACGGTGTATTTGGTCTAGGCTTCTTTGTATATATGCTAGGTGGCAGTATCGACCAATTGTTCTACCCAGAGTCGTCGCCAAGCCCAGTATTTGGTACACCTGGTGTGATTTGGTCAGCATTAACCTTAGCGATTTTAACCTTACCGGTTGTAATTGTTTCAACGGAAGAAGGTTTGTCACGTATTCCAAGTACTGTTCGTCATGGTTCACTGGCGCTTGGTGCAACAAAAGCAGAAACGCTATGGCGCATCATCATTCCGATGGCAAGCCCTGCGATTATGACTGGTTTAATCTTAGCGGTTGCGCGTGCAGCCGGTGAAGTAGCACCACTAATGCTTGTTGGTGTTGTTAAGATGGCACCAACACTGCCACTTGACGGTAACTTCCCATACGTACATTTAGATAGAAAATTTATGCACTTAGGTTTCCACATTTATGATGTTGGTTTCCAAAGCCCTAACGTAGAAGCGGCGCGTCCGCTGGTATATGCCACGGCATTCTTACTGGTATCAGTAATTATCGCCCTGAATATCACCGCGATTGGTATTCGTAACCACTTACGCGAAAAGTTTAGAGCTCTTGAGCATTAA
- the pstB gene encoding phosphate ABC transporter ATP-binding protein PstB, producing MITVAPQVNQAKSAAKLDLENLTAEQTALEIKNLDLYYGDKQALSGVNMNIPKGQVTAFIGPSGCGKSTLLRCINRMNDLVDSCRIDGEILLHGHNIYDKSVDVAALRRNVGMVFQRPNPFPKSIYENVVYGLRLQGIKEKRKLDEVVEQSLRGAALWDEVKDRLHDSAFGLSGGQQQRLVIARSIAIEPEVLLLDEPTSALDPISTLVIEELINDLKNKFTVVIVTHNMQQAARVSDQTAFMYMGELIEYSDTNTLFTTPSKKKTEDYITGRYG from the coding sequence ATGATTACAGTTGCACCACAAGTAAACCAAGCGAAAAGCGCGGCAAAGCTAGATTTAGAAAATCTAACAGCAGAACAAACAGCGTTAGAGATTAAAAACTTAGATCTATACTACGGTGATAAACAAGCGCTTAGCGGCGTAAATATGAACATCCCGAAAGGACAGGTAACGGCGTTTATCGGTCCATCTGGTTGTGGTAAATCAACACTTTTACGTTGTATCAACCGTATGAATGACCTAGTTGATAGCTGTCGTATCGATGGTGAGATCTTACTTCATGGTCACAACATCTATGATAAGAGCGTAGATGTTGCAGCATTACGAAGAAATGTTGGGATGGTGTTTCAGCGTCCTAATCCATTTCCAAAATCAATCTACGAAAATGTCGTTTATGGCCTACGCTTACAAGGTATTAAAGAAAAGCGTAAACTAGACGAAGTGGTTGAACAATCTTTACGTGGCGCAGCGTTATGGGATGAGGTTAAAGACCGTTTACACGATAGTGCATTTGGCCTATCGGGTGGTCAGCAACAGCGTCTTGTTATTGCTCGCTCAATTGCTATCGAGCCTGAAGTATTACTTCTGGATGAGCCAACATCGGCACTTGATCCAATTTCTACTTTAGTTATCGAAGAGCTAATTAACGACTTAAAGAACAAGTTTACCGTGGTAATCGTTACTCACAACATGCAACAAGCTGCTCGTGTATCAGACCAAACTGCGTTCATGTACATGGGTGAGTTGATTGAGTATTCAGATACCAATACGTTATTTACAACACCAAGCAAGAAGAAAACAGAAGACTACATTACAGGCCGTTACGGTTAG
- the phoU gene encoding phosphate signaling complex protein PhoU translates to MEHNINKHISGRFNEELENVRNHVLNMGGLVEQQLNSALDAVSNGDADLAQKVRENDYKVNAMEVNIDEECTRIIARRQPAASDLRLVIAIAKTIADLERIGDEAERIAKVALDSFTKDQQDLLVNIENMGRQVSKMLHDVLDAFARMDVQCAFEVHKEDAKVDREYEAITRQIMTYMMEDPRSIPKIMDLVWSVRSLERIGDRCQNIAEYIIYFVNGKDIRHTSQADIEKSL, encoded by the coding sequence ATGGAACATAATATCAATAAACACATTTCGGGCCGCTTTAATGAAGAGCTTGAAAATGTGCGTAACCATGTATTAAACATGGGTGGCTTAGTTGAGCAACAGCTAAACAGTGCACTGGATGCTGTTAGCAATGGTGATGCGGATCTTGCACAAAAAGTTCGTGAAAACGACTATAAAGTAAATGCAATGGAAGTAAATATCGACGAAGAGTGCACACGCATTATTGCTCGTCGTCAGCCTGCTGCCAGTGACTTACGCCTTGTGATTGCAATCGCTAAAACAATTGCCGATTTAGAGCGTATTGGTGATGAAGCTGAGCGCATTGCTAAAGTAGCATTAGATTCTTTCACAAAAGATCAGCAAGATCTTTTGGTGAATATTGAAAATATGGGTCGTCAAGTATCGAAAATGCTTCATGATGTACTCGACGCTTTTGCACGTATGGACGTGCAATGTGCGTTTGAAGTGCACAAAGAAGATGCCAAAGTTGATCGTGAATACGAAGCAATTACACGTCAAATCATGACTTATATGATGGAAGATCCACGCTCAATCCCGAAAATTATGGATTTAGTGTGGTCAGTACGCTCATTAGAGCGTATTGGCGACCGTTGCCAAAATATTGCTGAATACATTATCTACTTTGTAAACGGTAAAGATATTCGTCATACATCTCAAGCAGATATCGAAAAGTCGCTGTAA
- a CDS encoding TIGR00153 family protein, whose amino-acid sequence MPTNAFLGVFAKSPIKPMEDHIKKAHQASKALIPFFNHVFKEEWQEAEEIRLNIRNLEREADEMKRNIRLQLPRGLFMPVERTDLLELVTQQDKIANKAKDIAGRVVGREMTIPAEIQEDFLAYVTRCVDATKQASKAINELDELLETGFKGREVTLVEKMLVELDAIEQDTDDMQIKIRRQLRAIENELNPIDVMFLYKIIEWVGELADIAERVGSRLELMLAR is encoded by the coding sequence ATGCCTACAAATGCATTTTTAGGGGTTTTTGCTAAATCACCTATTAAGCCTATGGAAGATCACATCAAGAAAGCACATCAAGCAAGTAAAGCGTTGATCCCTTTCTTTAATCACGTGTTTAAAGAAGAATGGCAAGAAGCGGAAGAAATCCGCCTAAACATTCGTAATTTAGAGCGTGAAGCTGATGAAATGAAACGTAACATCCGCCTTCAACTACCTCGTGGCTTATTCATGCCTGTTGAGCGTACCGATTTGCTTGAACTTGTTACTCAACAAGACAAGATTGCTAACAAAGCAAAAGATATTGCAGGTCGTGTAGTTGGTCGTGAGATGACTATTCCTGCAGAAATTCAAGAAGATTTCCTTGCTTATGTAACTCGTTGTGTTGATGCAACTAAACAAGCATCAAAAGCAATCAACGAGCTAGATGAGCTTCTTGAAACGGGCTTCAAAGGTCGCGAAGTGACTTTAGTTGAAAAGATGCTCGTTGAATTGGACGCAATTGAGCAAGACACGGATGACATGCAAATCAAAATACGCCGTCAATTGCGCGCTATAGAAAATGAACTTAACCCAATCGACGTAATGTTCTTATACAAGATCATTGAATGGGTTGGCGAGCTGGCTGATATTGCTGAGCGCGTAGGTTCTCGTCTTGAGCTGATGTTAGCTCGTTAA